In Streptomyces sp. HUAS ZL42, the DNA window CCGCGACCCGTACGTCGCTCTGGCCCTCGTCACCGTCTTCTACCTGCTGGTCCTCGCCGTCGCCCTGCACAAGCTCGACCGGATCGGCTGGAAGTGGCTGAGCACGGCGGGTGCGCTGGTCTACCCGCTCTATCTGCTCCACGAGGAACTGGGCTGGGCGATGATCCGAACCCTGTACGGGCACCTGGGCGCGTGGGCCACGCTGGGCATCACCACGGCGGCGCTGCTTCTCCTGTCCTGGCTCGTCCACCGGTTCGTCGAGAAGCCGTCGCAGAGGTGGTTGCGCAACGCCCTGGAGAAGGAGTCCCGCAAGCGCGCGGAGGCAGCGGGCTCCGGCCGCCAGAACACGTGACCGGGGGGAAGCCGGCAACGCGAGGCAGGCCTGGATCGCCTCGCGCGGACCACCTGTGAGGCCAATGGGTTGCGTGTGTGACTGCTGTGACTTTTGTCATATTCGGGGGAACAGGCGGGGTATTGCATGTGCACTTCATGCAAAGGGATCATCACTTGAACTTCTTTAGTCTCTCTTTAACTACGGGGCATTTGTGTCAAGGGTGGGGAAAGTCTGGCGGCATGGTGCTGCCGCCGTTTTGACAGGGGCATTGCTGGCCTGGGGCGTGGGAGTCGGCGGTACGCCCGCCGCGGCCGCCGTCGCATGCCCCTCCGGAGTCGACTCGGACTTCAACGGCGACGGAATCCGGGACACCGCGATCGCGGACCCGGAGGCGACCGTCGACGGGGTGGCGAAGGCAGGCGCGGTGCACGTCGTCTACGGCGGCGGCAAAGGAACTTTGACGCTGACTCAGGCCCTCGACGTCATCCCGGGCGTCCCCGAGGCGGGCGACCAGTACGGCTACTCGCTGGCCGTCTACGACGCCGACCTCGACGGCTGCAGCGACCTGGTGATCGGCTCGCCGTACGAGGACATCGGCACCGTCCCCGACTCCGGTGCCGTGCACCTGATCTACGGCGCCACGAGCGGGCTGAGCGCAGGCAGCAAGGGCGTCAAGGAGTTCTTCCAGGGCACCGACAAGCCGCTGGGCGGCGGCGCGGAGACCGACGACTGGGTCGGTTACTCCGTCGCAGCCGGAAAGACCTCGGGCGGCACGCCGTACCTGCTGATCGGCAGCCCGGGCGAGTCGATCGGCACCATCGAGGACGCCGGCGGCTTCTACTACGTCAGCGGCACCGCGCAGACGGTCACCTTCAGCCACCAGGACACCAGCGCCGCCGGCGCCGTGCCCGGCGTGGCGGAGCAGGACGACCGCTTCGGCTCCACGCTCGCCGCGACCCCGACCCACTTCGCGGTCGGCACGCCTGGCGAGGCGCTCGGCACCGTGCCCTTCGCCGGCGGTGTGGCCCTCTTCAACCACACGCTCACCTCCGGCTACCCGAAGCCGCTCGCCGGGCTCGGGCAGGACCAGGACGTGATCAGCGGGGCCGAGGAGGCCGACGACCAGTTCGGCGCAGCGCTCGCCATGGTCCCGTACCGCCCCTCCGGCGCCACTTCCACCACCGAGTCGCTGCTCGCGGTCGGCGTGCCCGGCGAGGACCTGTCGACGACCGTCGACGCGGGCGCCGTCCAGGTCTTCCGGATCACGGCGAGCGGCACCTACACCGAGACCGCCTGGATCGCCCAGGACTCCCCGGACATGGCTGAGCAGTCGGAGGCCGGCGACTTCTTCGGCAAGCGGCTCGCCGCCGTCAACACCTCCCCGAACGCCACCTCCACGGGCACCACCACCCGGCTCGCGATCGGCGTGCCCGGCGAGGAGTCGACCGAGGAGCACGCGGAGAAGGGTGGCGTCGCCATCGTCCCGCTGGTCGGCGCGCCCGGCGCCTCCGACGAATGGATCGACCCCGGGTACGGCATTCCGTCCGCTCCCGCGCCGCGCATGCTCGCCGGCCTCTCCCTGGGTGCAACCCCCTCCCTCCTGTACGTCGGCGTGCCCTATGGCCCGGCCGAGGGGCGGGCGGTCTACGGCTTCCCCTGGGGCGTGGCCTCCGGCGGGGCGCCGACCCTGACGATCAAGCCCGGTGAGGGCGGCGTTCCGGCGACCGGCGTCGCCTTCGGGGCGACCGTTCGCTGATCACTGACGGTCGTGGGCCCGGGCGTTCGGGCTCACGACGTCAATTCATGACAAGACGTCAATTCATGACAAGGGGGGGAGTAAAGCCATGTCCGAAGGCGGACACGGGACGGCCGAAGGCCGTTCCGCGCCCGGCGGAAAACGGGTCCGGCCGCTCCACGGAAGCCGGGGGAGGGCCGCCGCAGGGGCACTGTCGTTGGTGCTGCTGGTACTGGGAGTGGGGGGAGGCGGCACCCCGGCTGCAGCGGCGACCGCGTGCACGGGCGGGGTCGCCTCCGACTTCAACGGTGACGGCATCCGCGACACCGCGATCGCCGACCCGCTGGCGACGGTGTCGGGCAAGGACAAGGCCGGCGCAGTGCACATCGTGCTCGGCGGTGGCAAGGGTGTGACCACGCTGTCGCAGGACACGCCGAACGTTTCCGACGCCGCGGAGGCCGGCGACCAGTTCGGCTTCTCGCTCGCCGTGTACGACGCGAACCTCGACGGCTGCAGCGACATCGCCGTCGGTATTCCGTACGAGGACGTCGGCACGGTCAAGGACGCCGGTCTCGTCCACCTCGTCTACGGCTCGACGGCCGGCATCGGCCAGGGAACGTCCGATCTCGGATTCCGTCAGGGCTCCGACGGCAAGTTGTCCAACGCCTACGAGGAGGACGACTGGGTCGGCTACTCGGTCGCCGCCGGTCTCTCGACGACCGGCGTGCCGTTCCTCGTCATCGGGATCCCGGGGGAGGACAGTTCGGGTATCACGGACATGGGCTTCGCGGCGTACGTGTACGGAGTGAGTCCGTCCGTCTCGACGGTCCACCAGAACAGTACCGGGGTGTGGGAGGACGCGGAGGCCTACGACCACTTCGGATTCGCGGTCGCCGCAACCGACCGGTACTTCACGGTCAGTGCACCCGGCGAGAGCATCGGCACGGTCGCCTTCGCCGGAGGCGTCCAGGTGTTCAAGCCGTCGCTCAACACGGACGGCATCCCCGACCCGCTCTTCGGCATGGGACAGGGGCGCACCCCCGGACCGGACTCGGCCGCCCAGACGGACGACCGCTACGGAAGCGCACTCGCGATGGCCCCCTACCGCCCGTCGGGCGCGGCCACCGTCACCGACTCGATCCTCGCCGCGGGCGTGCCCGGGGAGGACCTCGGCACCACCGTCGACGCCGGAGCGGTGCACGTCTACCACATCAAGGCGGACGGCACGCTCGCGCTGCTCAACTGGATCGACCAGAACGTCGAGGGCGTCGAGGGAGACGCCGAGCCCGGCGACTTCTTCGGCCAGCGGCTCGCGGCGGTCAACACCACCACCAACGTGGTGAGTACGGCGACCACGATGCGCGTCGCCGTGGGTGCACCCGGCGAGGAGTCGACGGAGGAGGCCCCGGAGGCGGGCGCCGTCCAGATCCTCCCGCTGATCGGGGCGCCCGGCGCCTCGGACGCGATCGTCGAGCCCGGGAACGGCATCCCCTCCGGCCCCGCACCCCGGACGTACGCCGGCATCAGCCTCGGCAGCAGCCCGTCGCTGCTGTACGTGGGGGTTCCCTACGGCCCGGCCGACGGCCGTGCGGTCCACGGCTTTCCGTGGAACGCGGCCTCGGGCAGCGCGCCGACGCAGACGTGGAAGCCCGGTGAGGGCGGCATTCCCGCAGGTGGTTCCGCCTTCGGAGCGACGGTCCGATGACGGCCCGTCAACCACGTGACCCAGCGCGCCGGACAGGACGTTCCGGCGACCGGACTTCTGACACAGACATGAACCGACTGGAGAGTGGACGCGTGTCCGCAGACAGACACAGACCGATACGGCGAAGCATGGTGGTCCGTGCCGCTGTGGCGGCCGCCGTCACCGGCGCCGTGGTGGCCGGCGCGGCGGTCCTGCCGGGCGGCACCCCGGCGCAGGGCCCGGCGCCCATTGCCGCAGACCAGCCGATGCAGACCGAGCAGCAGGCCCTGGCCGCCGCGAAGGAGAGCGGCAAGAAGACCGAGGTCGTCGGACTGCGCACCGAGCGCCGCGAGATCTTCGCGGAGCCCGACGGCACCTTCACCGCCCGCGAGTACACCGAGCCCGTGCGCACGGTGCAGGGCGGCAAGTGGGTCGACGTCGACGCGACGCTGGTGAAGCGGGCCGACGGCAGCTGGGGGCCGAAGGCCGCCACCGTCGACCTGAGCTTCTCCGCCGGACAGGCGGGCAAGCCCTTCGTGACGATGCAGCGCGCGGGCCGCGAGTTCGCCCTGACCTGGCCGTACGGCAAGCTGCCCGCACCGAAGGTCGAGGGTGACACCGCCACCTACGCCGACGCCCTGCCCGGCGTCGACCTGACCGTCCGCGCCGAGGCCGACGGCTTCGGTCACCTGCTCGTCGTCAAGACGCCCGAGGCGGCGGCCGACCCCAAGCTGGCCCGGCTCGACCTCGGCATGACGACCGACGGCCTGAAGGTCGCGGAGGATGCCACCGGCGCGATCGTCGCCGAGGACGCGGTGGTCGGCGGCACGGTCTTCCAGGCAGGCAAGCCCGCCATGTGGGACTCGGCGGCCGTCGAGGAGGCAGCGAGCAAGAAGCAGGGCCCCAAGGCCGTCGCGAAGGCGCTGAAGGCCGCCGCGGCCGGGGCGGACGAGACCGCCACGGCCGGCCCCAGGGCCGACGAGACCCCCGAGCCCGCTCTCGAGGGCCCGGGCGGCGGCGGCCGCGTCGCCCCGCTCGGCGTCGAGGTCGGCAAGGGCAAGCTGAGCCTCGTCCCCGACCAGAAGCTCCTCAAGGGCGAGAACACCGTCTTCCCGGTCGTCATCGACCCGATCCAGCGGACCACCTCGCGTACCGCCTGGACCGGCGTCATGTCCGGGATGCCCAGCGAGCAGGACTGGAAGTACTCGGGCAGCGCGGGCGTCGGCAAGTGCCCCACCGACTACAACCCCGTCTCCTGCAACGGCGTCGGCGTCCGTCGCGTGATGTTCACGATGCCGCTCTCCTTCTACAAGGGGAAGCAGATCCTGGGCGCGACCTTCTCCGCCCGGGTCGAGCACATCTACAGCGCCTCCCCGACCGCTGAGCCCATCCGGCTCTACCGGATCGGCGGCCAGAACTACACGTTGACGTCGTCGAGCAACTGGTCGAACACGTCGGACGACTGGGTGGACTATCTGCAGACGGTCGACAAGGCGATCTCGCCGACCTCCTGCTCGAGCCAGGCGAACCTGCACTTCGAGAGTGGTGCGACGGGTGAGCTGACCAGTGAGATCAAGACGGCTGCCGCGGGTGGCTGGAATGCGATGACGCTGGGTCTGCGGGCTGCGGATGAGACGCGCTTTGCGGAGTGGAAGCGGATCTGCGGTAACGCGTATCTGTCGATCAAGTACAACAACCTGCCGCGGCAGATCAAGACCTCCGACATGTCCACCGACCCCGGTGGCCTGTGCAAGTGGGGCTCGACCCGCGAGTACTCCGAGGTTCCGCCGAAGCTGCAGGCCATCGCCAGCGACCCGGACCACGCCAACGGCCAGACCGACAAGGTGAAGGTCGAGTTCAAGGTGGAGTGGGGCGGAGCGTCGCCTGGTTCGTATACGTACACCACTCCGGACTGGCTGTCTCCGACGACGAGCACCAAGTTCACACACACCGTCAAGTCGACGATCCCGCAGAACACGGTCATCTACTGGAGCGCACGGGCCTACGACGGTGACGGCTACGGCCCGTGGAGCTGGGAGGGCGACACCGCGCAGCGCTGCGAGTTCATCTACGACAAGACGCTGCCGGGCAAGCCGAACGTGCTGTCCAAGCAGTACCCGTCCGACACCGTCTACCACGACGGCGTGGGCACCTACGGCACCTTCACCTTCGCGCCCAACCCGAACGACTCCATCCCGGACACGGACGTCGTCAAGTACCGCTACGCCTTCGACAGCACCGCCAGCCCGGCGACCACCGTCGCCCCGTCCGCGGCGGGCGGCTCCGTCTCCGTGCAGTGGATGCCGACCCGCGCCGGACGGCACTGGGTCGACGTGATCGCCGTCGACAAGGCGGAGAACCCGAGCACCAAGGCGCACTACGAGTTCCTGGTGAGCGAGGGCACACCGGTCGTCGCCCAGTGGAACCTCGCCGACCAGGCGGGTGACGCCGAGGCGCACGACGAGAGCGGCGAGTTCTCGGCCACCGCCGGCACCGCCGTCGCCTTCGGCGCGGACGGACCCGGCGGCAAGGTCGACAAGGCGGCCCACTTCGACGGCAGTGCCGAGTCGTACCTCGACGCCAGCGCGACCGTGCTCGACACCGCCAAGAGCTTCAGCGTCAGCGCCTGGGTGCGGCCCACCGCGCTGGACAAGAACATGGCCGTCGTCAGCCAGGACGGCACCGGCGAGCCCGGCTTCACCCTCGGCTACGACGCCTCGGCGCAGACCTGGAAGTTCTCCGTCCCGGTCAACGACGTGGACTCGCTCGGCGAGTGGAAGGCCGTCTCCACCGGAGTGTCCGTGGTCAAGGACCAGTGGGTGCTGCTGACCGGCGTCTACGACGCGCAGAAGAGCGGAGGCCCGCAGCTCCAGCTCTACATCAACAAGGACCTGAAGGGCTCCGCCACCCGGCGCTCCACCTGGAAGTCGTACGGACCGCTGCAGATCGGCCGCTCGACGGCCAAGAGCGGCTACCGCGACAACTTCACGGGCGACCTCGCCGAGGTCCGGGTCTTCGACCGTGTTCTGCCGGCGACCCAGGTCGCCGAGCTGATGACCATCAAGCCGGAGCGCAAGGGCTACTGGCAGCTCGACGCGGTCACCAGCGGCGCCTCCTCGGAGACCGGCGGCGGCCAGGTGCTGACCCTCGCGGGCGACGCCTCGATCTACCGTCCGGCCGACCCGCTGTTCGACGTCGCCGCCCTGGTCGGCGACGGCAACCTGGTCCTGGACGGCGACGGGGACTACGCGTCCACCGCCACCGCCCCGGTCACCGGCAACAGCAGCTTCACCGTGACCGCCCGCGCCCAGCTCACCTCGCTGGACCCGGAGAAGTCGCAGACGGTGCTGTCCCTGCCGGGCGCCAACACCAACCGCGTACAGGTCCGCTACCAGGCGACCACGCAGCAGTGGGAGCTGGCCGTCGCCAAGACGGACGCGGCAGCACCCGAGATCGTCACCTTCACCGATGACCAGGAACTGCCCGACACGGGTGGCTCCGGCCAGCACCTGGCGGTGGTCTACGACGCCTTCGCCAACTCCATTCGCCTGTATGTGGAGGGTCAGCTCGTCGCCGGTGCCTACGGCACGGACGACACCCTGTGGTCCGCCACCGGTGGTCTGCAGGTGGGGCGTTCGCTGCGCGGGGCGAGTGAGTACTTCGCCGGTGCGATCGACGAGGTGCGTGTCTACAGCGGTGCCGCCGACCAGATCGCGGTGCAGCAGATGGCCGCGCTGACGGCAGTCCCCGACATGTGACGCTTCATCACGTCTGATGTGTGCCGGGCCCATTGAGGGCCCGGCACACCTGTCCTGACCGCTGTGCTCCTCTTCCTCCTCATGGCGTTCTCCTACGATCAGGAAGTTGCCGAATGTTGTTCCGTGGCTGCTCACTGAGCCGCCGCATGCCCAGACAGACGGTTGTCGCGACAGTGCTGGGGCTCACCCTCGCGCTGTCCGCGTCGTCGGTTCCGGCATTGGCGCTCGACGACGGTAACCGGGGCCGCACCAGCCGCCCCGGCGTCCAGGACGACGGAGATCCCGCCGAGGGGTCCGACGCGAAAGCGAAGTCCCGCCCTTCCGATCCGGCGCGCAAGGCGGCGGTCAAGGGGCTGGACAAGGCGGTGTGGCCGAAGCAGGGCGGCGCCGAGCTGAGGACAGGCGCCACCGCGGAGGCCGGCGGTTTGCCGGTGAAGGTCACCAAGGCGAAGGCCAAGGTCAGGGCGGCGCAGGCCGCGGAGAGCGTCCGGGTGGACGTCCTCGACCCGAAGCGTGCCGACGAGCTGGGCGCCGATGTGCTGCTGGGCGTCGAGCGGGCGGACGGTTCCGCGCAGGCGGGCAAGGTCCATCTGACGGTGGACTACTCGGAGTTCGCCGAGGGTTTCGGCGGTTCCTACGGCTCCCGGCTCCAGTTGGTCCAGCTCCCGGCGTGTGCCGTCGTGGCTGTGCCGGGCAGCAAGGCCTGCCCGCAGCAGCCCAGGGTGCTGCCGACGGTCAACGACGTGAAGACGGGCACGGTCTCCGCCGACGTCACGGCCGCCCCGGCCCCGGCCGAGGGTGTCTCCACGATGGCGACGGACGCGACGTCCCTGGTCGCGGTCGCGGCGGGCCCGTCCAGCGCGCAGGGCACCTACAAGGCCACGGCGCTCGCTCCGTCGGCCGGCTGGAACGTCTCGAACTCGTCCGGCGGGTTCTCCTGGAACTACCCGATGCGGACGGTGCCGACTCCGGGTGGTCTGACGCCGACGGTGGGCCTCGGCTACTCCTCGCAGTCGGCGGACGGCCGCACCGCGGCGACCAACAACCAGGGTTCGTGGGTCGGTGAGGGTTTCTCCTACGACCCGGGCTACATCGAGCGCCGTTACAAGGCCTGCTCCGATGACGGTCATTCCGGTTCCGCCGAGCAGTGCTGGGCGTACGACAACGCCACGATTCTCCTCAACGGCTCCTCAACGGAACTGATCAAGGACGACACGACCGGCAAGTGGCATCTGGCCAACGACGACGGTACGAAGGTCGAGAAGCTGACCGGCGCCACGAACGGCGACAACGACGGCGAGCACTGGCGTGTCACGACGACCGACGGCACGGAGTACTACTTCGGTCTGAACCGGCTGCCGGGATGGGCGACGGGCAACGAGGAGACGGACTCGACGTGGACCGTCCCGGTCTTCGGCGACGACTCCGGTGAGCCCTGCTACAACGCCACGTTCACCAGCGCGCACTGCAAGCAGGCCTGGCGGTGGTCCCTCGACTACGTCAAGGACACCCACGGCAACGTCATGTCGTACTACTACGCGCGGGAGACCAACTACTACGCGCTGAACGGCAAGACGGACGTCAACGGCACGGCGTACCACCGCGGCGGTTACCTCAAGCGGGTCGACTACGGTCAGCGCGACGGCCAGGTGTACGCCGCCAAGGCGCCGGCGCGGGTCGTGTTCAACACGGCCGAACGCTGCCTGCCGACCGCGGACTTCGACTGCGCGGAAGCCAAGCGCACCACGGCCAACGCCTCCCACTGGCCGGACGTTCCCGTCGACCAGGA includes these proteins:
- a CDS encoding VCBS repeat-containing protein yields the protein MSEGGHGTAEGRSAPGGKRVRPLHGSRGRAAAGALSLVLLVLGVGGGGTPAAAATACTGGVASDFNGDGIRDTAIADPLATVSGKDKAGAVHIVLGGGKGVTTLSQDTPNVSDAAEAGDQFGFSLAVYDANLDGCSDIAVGIPYEDVGTVKDAGLVHLVYGSTAGIGQGTSDLGFRQGSDGKLSNAYEEDDWVGYSVAAGLSTTGVPFLVIGIPGEDSSGITDMGFAAYVYGVSPSVSTVHQNSTGVWEDAEAYDHFGFAVAATDRYFTVSAPGESIGTVAFAGGVQVFKPSLNTDGIPDPLFGMGQGRTPGPDSAAQTDDRYGSALAMAPYRPSGAATVTDSILAAGVPGEDLGTTVDAGAVHVYHIKADGTLALLNWIDQNVEGVEGDAEPGDFFGQRLAAVNTTTNVVSTATTMRVAVGAPGEESTEEAPEAGAVQILPLIGAPGASDAIVEPGNGIPSGPAPRTYAGISLGSSPSLLYVGVPYGPADGRAVHGFPWNAASGSAPTQTWKPGEGGIPAGGSAFGATVR
- a CDS encoding FG-GAP repeat domain-containing protein, with translation MTGALLAWGVGVGGTPAAAAVACPSGVDSDFNGDGIRDTAIADPEATVDGVAKAGAVHVVYGGGKGTLTLTQALDVIPGVPEAGDQYGYSLAVYDADLDGCSDLVIGSPYEDIGTVPDSGAVHLIYGATSGLSAGSKGVKEFFQGTDKPLGGGAETDDWVGYSVAAGKTSGGTPYLLIGSPGESIGTIEDAGGFYYVSGTAQTVTFSHQDTSAAGAVPGVAEQDDRFGSTLAATPTHFAVGTPGEALGTVPFAGGVALFNHTLTSGYPKPLAGLGQDQDVISGAEEADDQFGAALAMVPYRPSGATSTTESLLAVGVPGEDLSTTVDAGAVQVFRITASGTYTETAWIAQDSPDMAEQSEAGDFFGKRLAAVNTSPNATSTGTTTRLAIGVPGEESTEEHAEKGGVAIVPLVGAPGASDEWIDPGYGIPSAPAPRMLAGLSLGATPSLLYVGVPYGPAEGRAVYGFPWGVASGGAPTLTIKPGEGGVPATGVAFGATVR
- a CDS encoding LamG domain-containing protein, yielding MSADRHRPIRRSMVVRAAVAAAVTGAVVAGAAVLPGGTPAQGPAPIAADQPMQTEQQALAAAKESGKKTEVVGLRTERREIFAEPDGTFTAREYTEPVRTVQGGKWVDVDATLVKRADGSWGPKAATVDLSFSAGQAGKPFVTMQRAGREFALTWPYGKLPAPKVEGDTATYADALPGVDLTVRAEADGFGHLLVVKTPEAAADPKLARLDLGMTTDGLKVAEDATGAIVAEDAVVGGTVFQAGKPAMWDSAAVEEAASKKQGPKAVAKALKAAAAGADETATAGPRADETPEPALEGPGGGGRVAPLGVEVGKGKLSLVPDQKLLKGENTVFPVVIDPIQRTTSRTAWTGVMSGMPSEQDWKYSGSAGVGKCPTDYNPVSCNGVGVRRVMFTMPLSFYKGKQILGATFSARVEHIYSASPTAEPIRLYRIGGQNYTLTSSSNWSNTSDDWVDYLQTVDKAISPTSCSSQANLHFESGATGELTSEIKTAAAGGWNAMTLGLRAADETRFAEWKRICGNAYLSIKYNNLPRQIKTSDMSTDPGGLCKWGSTREYSEVPPKLQAIASDPDHANGQTDKVKVEFKVEWGGASPGSYTYTTPDWLSPTTSTKFTHTVKSTIPQNTVIYWSARAYDGDGYGPWSWEGDTAQRCEFIYDKTLPGKPNVLSKQYPSDTVYHDGVGTYGTFTFAPNPNDSIPDTDVVKYRYAFDSTASPATTVAPSAAGGSVSVQWMPTRAGRHWVDVIAVDKAENPSTKAHYEFLVSEGTPVVAQWNLADQAGDAEAHDESGEFSATAGTAVAFGADGPGGKVDKAAHFDGSAESYLDASATVLDTAKSFSVSAWVRPTALDKNMAVVSQDGTGEPGFTLGYDASAQTWKFSVPVNDVDSLGEWKAVSTGVSVVKDQWVLLTGVYDAQKSGGPQLQLYINKDLKGSATRRSTWKSYGPLQIGRSTAKSGYRDNFTGDLAEVRVFDRVLPATQVAELMTIKPERKGYWQLDAVTSGASSETGGGQVLTLAGDASIYRPADPLFDVAALVGDGNLVLDGDGDYASTATAPVTGNSSFTVTARAQLTSLDPEKSQTVLSLPGANTNRVQVRYQATTQQWELAVAKTDAAAPEIVTFTDDQELPDTGGSGQHLAVVYDAFANSIRLYVEGQLVAGAYGTDDTLWSATGGLQVGRSLRGASEYFAGAIDEVRVYSGAADQIAVQQMAALTAVPDM